The DNA window TTATCAACACAGTCGGTGTGATATACTTGATCACGAAATCAAAAATTCTCGGTATAGGAATTAAAGCTCCCTCCTCTCCGGATTCTCTACCTTTTTGGGGTCCAATTTTCCATCCGTAAAGAATTACCTGTATAGTAGCCAGAATATAAATTAAGAAAGTACCGATCCAGAAGTCCGTTAGATCCAGAGCAATAAAACCTTTATTATAATAAGCAATAAGAAGTGTAAAAAATAAAGTGAAAGGAAACAGATAAGAAACAGAATACCTCCTTTTTAGATGAAACCCTTCTTCTAAAAAACTGATACCGGGTTGAATCATGGAAATTGAAGAAGTAAGAGCTGCAATGAAGAGAATCGTAAACCAGATAGCACCAAATAATTGTCCGGCAGGCATCAATGAAAACACGGCCGGTAAGGCTATAAAGCCCATTCCAAAAGTTCCAAAACTGGCTACAGTAGCTCCTAAGAATAAAAACCCAACCGGAATGGTAATCATTCCACCGAGGGCAACTTCAACAAATTCATTCACCGAAGAAGCAGAAATCCCGGAAAGGATAACATCATCTTTCTTTCCCAGATAGCTGGAAAAGCTTAAAATAATCCCAAAACCTACAGATAAAGAAAAGAAGATCTGTCCGGCAGCCGCAATCCAAACCTCACCCTTTAAAAGAGAAGACCAATCCGGATTCCACATTTTCCCTAAACCTTTTTCGATCCCATCGAGACTTAATACTCTTCCAAGAACGATAAAAGAACTTAAGAGTAATATAGGAACTGCCTTTTTTGCGAGTGATTCCAGGCCGCGAGATATTCCCAGATAAACAAGGGAAAAGTTAATTACATAGCAGATAAGCACATAATATAAAATATTTCCTTTAAAAGAAAGGCCTGTTTCCGAAGCACCGGTAGTTGCCATAAACGTTTTACTCGCATTATCAACAATAGTCCTGGTATAGGCTTCTGTTCCTTTTTGTATGCCTTCCGGAGCAAGCTGTATAGCGCCTGTAATAAAATCTATAGCATAAGATAAACACCAGGCTTCAATAAATACATAATAAATATAAATTACTACCGGAACAATAATAGCAATTGTACTGGCAAAGCGCAGGGGAAATCCGGATAAAAAATTTCGTAAAATATTGGGAGTACTATGTCCATGACGATTTCCCATTCTACCAAGAATCCATTCGGAAAGGCATACGGGAACCCCAAGTAGTAAAAAGCTAATGATATAGGGTACCATAAAGGCACCTCCTCCATTTTTTACCGCCTGCCCCGGAAACCTCAGGTAATTCCCAAGTCCGATTGCACTACTGGCAACAACGAGAATTACTCCTATTTTACTCCCCCACTTCTCTTTTGGGTTTGGATTAGCCATTCATTCTCCCTTCGTAATAATCTGTAGTCAATTTTATAGGTATTGCTGATTTAGAAAGCAAATATTTCAAAAAGAAAATTCTGATATTAGATGAATTAATTTAAAAAAAGGGTTTGTGATTTTTCTAGTAGGAAATATATTGAGACCATCATCATTATGAATGAAGACCTCCATAGCCATCATGGTAGCTTTCTTGTTTGTCCGGTTCCTCATCAACTAATAGAGGAAGCGAGAATCGTTACCAAAAGACTTAGAGAAGAAAAAAAGAACAAGGATCTTTCCAAAGCTACTCTCAGCATTATTGTAAAGGTAACCGAAAACAGTCTTCATTATTATTTCCTTCGTCCTATAGAGCTAATGAAACTAAATTTCATTGCAAAAGGAATTGTTACAATGGGTGTAAACGCAGGGGTAGAAGTATTGAAGACTTTCGGA is part of the Leptospiraceae bacterium genome and encodes:
- a CDS encoding sodium-dependent transporter, giving the protein MANPNPKEKWGSKIGVILVVASSAIGLGNYLRFPGQAVKNGGGAFMVPYIISFLLLGVPVCLSEWILGRMGNRHGHSTPNILRNFLSGFPLRFASTIAIIVPVVIYIYYVFIEAWCLSYAIDFITGAIQLAPEGIQKGTEAYTRTIVDNASKTFMATTGASETGLSFKGNILYYVLICYVINFSLVYLGISRGLESLAKKAVPILLLSSFIVLGRVLSLDGIEKGLGKMWNPDWSSLLKGEVWIAAAGQIFFSLSVGFGIILSFSSYLGKKDDVILSGISASSVNEFVEVALGGMITIPVGFLFLGATVASFGTFGMGFIALPAVFSLMPAGQLFGAIWFTILFIAALTSSISMIQPGISFLEEGFHLKRRYSVSYLFPFTLFFTLLIAYYNKGFIALDLTDFWIGTFLIYILATIQVILYGWKIGPQKGRESGEEGALIPIPRIFDFVIKYITPTVLIIIFVVFAIQSLPDYFGKMSVDYMKALALKEGTPVSEAIEKAYTARGVFIMILSLFGLIFYLIHRGLKNMEKHDEVVK